Proteins encoded in a region of the Spiroplasma endosymbiont of Amphimallon solstitiale genome:
- a CDS encoding ankyrin repeat domain-containing protein, with protein MYHYFSTKLKENGANVNQINLHGETALDRTIENGHLDVIKFLKSCSPQAREREKNKQLMNAVKENDLEKIKLLLVNNANVNYTNSDIFTYTYRIKENSFNFVEK; from the coding sequence ATGTATCATTACTTTTCTACAAAATTAAAGGAAAATGGCGCCAATGTTAATCAAATAAATTTACATGGTGAAACTGCTTTAGATCGAACTATTGAAAATGGTCATTTAGATGTAATTAAATTTTTGAAATCATGTTCACCACAAGCAAGAGAAAGAGAAAAAAATAAACAATTAATGAATGCAGTAAAAGAAAATGATTTAGAAAAAATTAAACTTTTATTAGTAAATAATGCTAATGTCAACTATACAAATTCAGATATTTTTACTTATACTTATAGAATAAAAGAAAATTCCTTTAATTTTGTAGAAAAGTAA